A single genomic interval of Methylocystis sp. IM3 harbors:
- the rbfA gene encoding 30S ribosome-binding factor RbfA → MSRSHHPAGAAPSQRMLRVGELIRHAVAQLLSRGDVSDPVLEKHVVTVSRVKMSPDLKLATIYVMPLGGKDEPEVIAALDRHKKFLRGEIAHEVNLKFAPDVRFRIDDSFDTVSRIDAILASERVKRDLEAADDDDATDNA, encoded by the coding sequence ATGTCCCGATCCCACCATCCGGCCGGCGCCGCGCCGTCGCAGCGCATGTTGCGCGTGGGCGAGCTCATTCGCCACGCCGTCGCGCAGCTCCTGTCGCGGGGCGACGTGAGCGACCCCGTGCTCGAAAAGCACGTCGTCACCGTGTCGCGCGTGAAAATGAGCCCGGACCTCAAGCTTGCGACGATCTATGTGATGCCGCTCGGCGGCAAGGACGAGCCGGAAGTGATCGCCGCGCTCGACCGCCACAAGAAATTCCTGCGCGGAGAGATCGCGCATGAGGTGAATTTGAAGTTCGCGCCGGACGTCCGGTTTCGCATCGACGACAGCTTCGACACGGTCTCTCGCATCGACGCGATCCTCGCTTCCGAGCGCGTGAAGCGCGATCTCGAAGCTGCCGATGACGACGACGCGACAGACAACGCCTGA
- the truB gene encoding tRNA pseudouridine(55) synthase TruB, protein MSQKRSNRAVVDGWVVLDKPVGLTSTQAVSRLKRIYNAQKAGHAGTLDPLASGILPVAFGEATKTVPFVQDGEKAYRFTVRWGVETNTDDSDGEITRTSETRPERADIERLLPQFTGDILQTPPQFSAIKIAGERAYDLARGGEQVELKARPVTIHALTIESFSPEETVLFMECGKGAYVRAIARDLGRLMGCYGHVTALRRTRVGPFLEEDSFTLDEIEAQGMAADALLSVEAGLSELPCVVVDRDTAARLRRGGSVILRGRDAPHGGVVYAACGGAPVAFGEVVEGALVPSRVFNLPF, encoded by the coding sequence ATGAGCCAAAAGAGATCCAATCGCGCCGTCGTCGACGGCTGGGTGGTGCTGGACAAGCCCGTGGGACTGACTTCCACCCAGGCGGTGTCGCGCCTCAAGCGCATCTACAACGCCCAGAAGGCGGGCCACGCCGGCACGCTCGATCCGCTGGCCTCGGGCATTCTGCCGGTCGCCTTCGGCGAGGCGACGAAGACCGTCCCCTTCGTGCAGGACGGCGAGAAAGCCTATCGTTTCACCGTGCGCTGGGGCGTCGAGACCAATACGGACGATTCCGACGGCGAGATCACGCGCACGAGCGAGACGCGCCCGGAGCGCGCCGATATCGAGCGCCTGCTGCCGCAGTTCACCGGCGACATCCTCCAGACGCCGCCGCAGTTTTCGGCCATCAAGATCGCCGGCGAACGCGCCTATGACCTCGCCCGCGGCGGCGAACAGGTCGAACTCAAGGCCCGGCCCGTGACCATTCACGCGCTGACGATCGAGTCTTTCTCCCCGGAGGAGACGGTCCTGTTCATGGAGTGCGGCAAGGGCGCCTATGTGCGCGCCATCGCCCGCGATCTCGGGCGGCTCATGGGCTGTTACGGCCATGTCACGGCGCTGCGCCGCACCCGGGTCGGTCCGTTCCTCGAAGAGGATTCCTTCACCCTGGACGAGATCGAGGCTCAGGGCATGGCGGCCGATGCGCTGCTCTCCGTCGAGGCGGGCCTTTCCGAACTGCCCTGCGTCGTCGTCGATCGCGACACGGCCGCCCGGCTGCGGCGCGGCGGCTCGGTCATTCTGCGCGGCCGCGATGCGCCACATGGTGGCGTCGTTTACGCGGCCTGCGGCGGCGCGCCCGTGGCGTTCGGCGAAGTGGTCGAGGGCGCGCTGGTTCCCTCGCGCGTCTTCAATCTGCCGTTCTGA
- a CDS encoding 4'-phosphopantetheinyl transferase family protein codes for MEVAVHALDVRSVAPGQWLRLAALLDNDERARAARFAFEEDRQAYVAAHALLRADLSRRAGGAPQDWRFAAAPLGKPYLLDPPCDLRFSMTHTRGMVAVALAEGVEIGVDVEPANRRAESLKLAERFFAPEEAALLRALEDEARRDAFFAIWTMKEAVVKATGEGLRRPLDSFVISLDPPGVSMRDETAAGAWRLAHWRRGAHHFALAGRCADWRPTLAETDIEALLRGA; via the coding sequence GTGGAAGTCGCGGTTCATGCGCTCGATGTGCGGAGCGTCGCCCCCGGGCAATGGCTGCGGCTCGCCGCGCTGCTAGACAACGACGAGCGGGCGCGCGCCGCGCGGTTCGCCTTCGAGGAGGACCGTCAGGCCTATGTCGCCGCCCACGCGCTGCTGCGCGCGGATCTCTCCCGCCGGGCGGGCGGGGCGCCGCAGGACTGGCGCTTCGCGGCGGCGCCGCTCGGCAAGCCCTACCTCCTCGATCCCCCCTGCGACCTGCGCTTCAGCATGACCCACACGCGGGGCATGGTCGCCGTCGCGCTCGCCGAGGGCGTCGAAATCGGCGTCGATGTGGAGCCCGCCAATCGGCGCGCCGAAAGCCTGAAACTGGCCGAGCGTTTCTTTGCGCCCGAGGAGGCCGCGCTTCTGCGCGCGCTCGAGGACGAGGCGCGGCGCGACGCGTTCTTCGCCATATGGACGATGAAAGAGGCGGTGGTGAAGGCGACCGGCGAGGGGCTGCGCCGCCCGCTCGACAGTTTCGTCATCTCGCTCGACCCGCCGGGGGTGTCCATGCGCGATGAAACCGCCGCAGGCGCCTGGCGCCTGGCGCATTGGCGGCGAGGGGCGCATCATTTCGCGCTGGCGGGCCGCTGCGCCGACTGGCGCCCGACCCTCGCCGAGACCGACATCGAAGCCCTGCTGCGCGGCGCGTGA
- a CDS encoding NAD(P)/FAD-dependent oxidoreductase has protein sequence MNQLNPPAIETDVVIVGAGPAGLFAVFELGLLDIKSHVIDILPRAGGQCSELYPEKPIYDIPGLPIVTGQELTDNLLKQIEPFGPTFHFNEMVETLTPLGTPEKPSFRLTTDAGKVFIAKVVIIAAGGGSFQPKKPPIPTIEQYEGKSVFYAVRRMEDFRDRDVVIVGGGDSALDWTLNLQPVARSVTLVHRRDAFRAAPHSVSAMQELVKAGKISFRLGQITAVEGADGQLARVTLKGNDGAEEQLSCHRMMPFFGLTMKLGPVAEWGLQLNENLIPVDTEKFETSHPGIFAVGDINYYPGKLKLILSGFHEGALAAQKAHRYIYPEKKLLFQYTTSSTNLQKKLGVS, from the coding sequence ATGAACCAGCTCAACCCGCCTGCGATCGAAACCGATGTCGTCATCGTCGGCGCCGGGCCGGCCGGCCTCTTCGCGGTGTTCGAACTGGGCCTTCTGGACATCAAGTCTCATGTCATCGACATTCTGCCGCGCGCGGGCGGCCAGTGCTCCGAGCTCTACCCCGAGAAGCCGATCTACGACATTCCGGGCCTGCCGATCGTCACCGGCCAGGAGCTGACGGACAATCTGCTCAAGCAGATCGAGCCCTTCGGCCCGACCTTCCATTTCAACGAAATGGTCGAGACGCTCACCCCGCTCGGCACGCCCGAGAAGCCCTCCTTTCGCCTGACGACCGACGCGGGCAAGGTCTTCATCGCCAAGGTGGTGATCATCGCGGCCGGCGGCGGCTCCTTCCAGCCCAAGAAGCCGCCGATCCCGACGATCGAGCAGTACGAAGGGAAGTCTGTTTTCTACGCGGTGCGCCGCATGGAGGATTTCCGCGACAGGGACGTGGTCATCGTCGGCGGCGGCGACTCCGCGCTCGACTGGACGCTCAACCTCCAGCCGGTCGCCCGCAGCGTCACCCTCGTTCACCGCCGCGACGCCTTCCGCGCCGCGCCGCACTCCGTCTCTGCGATGCAGGAACTGGTGAAGGCGGGCAAGATCTCCTTCAGGCTCGGCCAGATCACGGCCGTCGAGGGCGCGGATGGCCAGCTTGCCCGCGTGACGCTGAAGGGAAATGACGGCGCGGAGGAGCAGCTCTCCTGCCATCGCATGATGCCCTTCTTCGGCCTGACCATGAAGCTCGGCCCCGTGGCCGAATGGGGCCTCCAGCTCAACGAGAACCTCATCCCCGTCGACACCGAGAAGTTCGAGACGAGCCATCCTGGCATCTTCGCCGTCGGCGACATCAATTACTATCCGGGCAAGCTGAAGCTCATTCTCTCCGGGTTCCACGAGGGCGCGCTCGCGGCGCAGAAGGCGCATCGCTACATCTATCCCGAGAAGAAGCTTCTGTTCCAATACACGACGTCGTCGACCAATCTGCAAAAGAAGCTCGGCGTGTCCTGA
- a CDS encoding 2Fe-2S iron-sulfur cluster-binding protein, whose product MVKMSFDDTATRYGAEPGGGAPTKVKITFVDSTGQDRTVEGEVGSTVMETARRNDIPEIAAECGGACACATCHVYVDEKWVEKTGKPSQMEEDMLDFAFDVKPNSRLCCQITVRPELDGLVVVTPAQQG is encoded by the coding sequence ATGGTGAAGATGAGCTTCGACGACACCGCCACCCGCTATGGCGCCGAACCCGGCGGCGGCGCGCCGACCAAGGTCAAGATCACCTTCGTCGACTCGACCGGCCAGGACCGCACCGTCGAGGGCGAGGTCGGCTCCACGGTGATGGAGACCGCCCGGCGGAACGACATTCCGGAAATCGCGGCGGAATGCGGCGGCGCCTGCGCCTGCGCCACCTGCCACGTCTATGTGGACGAGAAATGGGTCGAGAAGACCGGCAAGCCCTCGCAGATGGAGGAGGACATGCTGGACTTCGCCTTCGACGTGAAGCCGAATTCCCGCCTCTGCTGCCAGATCACCGTGCGTCCGGAGCTCGACGGTCTCGTCGTCGTCACGCCGGCCCAGCAGGGCTGA
- a CDS encoding MlaD family protein: METRANYALIGAFTLTVIFAAFGFVYWFSGSGQSGKQDIYQIVFTGSVSGLSRGSSVLFNGVKVGEVTHLAISATDPSKVDVLVKINELTPVKTNTRAKLETRGFTGVSDVLLVGGTEKAPDLVAQKGQRYPQIQAERSEIQNLLGNVNDLSTKAAEVLTKIDRMLDDNKDSIRGALKNAETFTKTLADNSTQISSFIKDAAETAHALKPVAARLDKVLAAGEQTIKAIDPKQIKAITGNIAGASANLKHFSAAGLRQYEQLAIDARRAVDSLDQAIKSIERDPSQFIWGPSQQPAAQTSGR; the protein is encoded by the coding sequence ATGGAAACCCGCGCCAACTACGCGCTGATCGGCGCCTTCACGCTGACAGTGATTTTCGCCGCCTTCGGCTTCGTCTACTGGTTCTCGGGCTCCGGCCAGAGCGGGAAGCAGGACATCTATCAGATCGTCTTCACCGGATCGGTTTCGGGCCTCTCACGGGGCTCCTCGGTCCTCTTCAATGGCGTGAAGGTCGGCGAGGTGACGCATCTGGCGATCTCAGCGACGGATCCGAGCAAGGTCGACGTGCTCGTGAAGATCAACGAACTGACGCCGGTCAAGACCAATACCCGCGCCAAGCTCGAGACGCGGGGCTTCACCGGCGTCTCCGACGTGCTCCTCGTCGGCGGAACCGAAAAGGCGCCCGATCTCGTCGCGCAGAAAGGCCAGCGCTATCCGCAAATCCAGGCGGAACGCTCGGAAATCCAGAACCTGCTCGGCAATGTCAACGATCTCTCCACCAAGGCGGCGGAGGTCCTGACGAAGATCGACCGGATGCTCGACGACAACAAGGATTCGATCAGGGGCGCGCTGAAGAACGCCGAGACCTTCACCAAGACGCTCGCCGACAATTCCACGCAGATTTCGTCCTTCATCAAGGACGCGGCGGAGACCGCTCATGCGCTGAAGCCCGTCGCGGCCCGGCTCGACAAGGTGCTCGCCGCCGGGGAGCAGACGATCAAGGCGATCGATCCCAAGCAGATCAAGGCCATTACGGGCAACATTGCCGGCGCCTCGGCCAATCTCAAGCATTTCTCGGCGGCCGGCCTGCGCCAGTATGAGCAACTGGCGATCGACGCGCGGCGGGCGGTGGATTCGCTCGACCAGGCGATCAAGTCCATAGAGCGCGACCCGTCCCAGTTCATCTGGGGCCCCTCACAGCAGCCGGCGGCGCAGACCTCCGGCCGTTGA
- a CDS encoding ABC transporter ATP-binding protein, with the protein MTALEQGTSQETGPGEPIISVRRLVVGFGDKLVMNGLDLDVYRGEVLGFVGGSGQGKSVLTRAILGLVPKRAGEIRIFGKDRDALSAAERQALEQRWGVLFQNGALFSGLTVKQNIQMPMRETRDLSQRLMDELAMLKIALVGLKPDAADKFPSELSGGMVKRAALARALALDPELVFLDEPTSGLDPIGAAEFDDLIATLQETLGLTVFMVTHDLDSLYSICDRVAALGDGRVIADGPLETLLESDHPWLRAYFHGVRGGRLAGAISG; encoded by the coding sequence ATGACAGCCCTGGAACAGGGAACGAGCCAAGAAACGGGGCCCGGCGAGCCGATCATCAGCGTGCGCCGCCTCGTCGTGGGCTTTGGCGACAAGCTCGTGATGAACGGGCTCGATCTCGACGTCTATCGCGGGGAGGTGCTCGGCTTCGTCGGCGGCTCCGGGCAGGGCAAATCGGTGCTCACCCGCGCCATTCTGGGGCTCGTGCCCAAGCGGGCGGGCGAAATCCGCATATTCGGCAAGGATCGCGACGCGCTGTCGGCCGCCGAGCGGCAGGCGCTCGAACAGCGATGGGGCGTGCTGTTTCAGAACGGCGCGCTCTTCTCCGGCCTCACCGTAAAGCAGAACATCCAGATGCCCATGCGGGAGACGCGCGATCTTTCGCAGCGGTTGATGGACGAACTCGCCATGCTCAAGATCGCCCTCGTCGGCCTGAAGCCGGACGCCGCCGACAAATTTCCGTCGGAATTGTCGGGCGGCATGGTCAAGCGCGCGGCGCTCGCGCGGGCGCTGGCCCTCGATCCCGAACTGGTCTTCCTGGACGAGCCGACCTCGGGCCTCGACCCCATCGGGGCGGCGGAATTCGACGATCTGATCGCGACGCTTCAGGAGACCCTCGGCCTGACCGTGTTCATGGTGACGCACGACCTCGACAGCCTGTATTCGATCTGCGACCGCGTCGCCGCGCTGGGCGATGGCCGGGTGATCGCCGACGGGCCGCTCGAGACGCTGCTCGAGTCCGATCATCCCTGGCTGAGGGCCTATTTCCACGGGGTTCGCGGCGGCAGGCTTGCCGGCGCGATTTCCGGCTAA
- a CDS encoding ABC transporter permease produces the protein MALDAAPTPPDVAPREGGARLALSGDWTLAAARRLEQKAQDVIDLGQSVNFVTLDLSGVSRLDTAGAWLINRARRRLTQENVGVALEHVRPRHGVMLEQAAWRDFGPPARRRPSAIVSLLADLGLSVVQGFSEFHRGMAFLGEFMAAMAYVALNPRRFRVTSLVAHMELIGLRSAPIIILINLLVGGIVAQQGIFQLLKFGASSYTVSLIGILVLREMGVLLTSIMIAGRSGSAITAEIGSMKMREEIDALRVMGLSPIEVLIAPRVLALVCSLPLLTFIADMAALFGGMLVSWSYGGISPVAFVSLLKDAIAFHTFMVGLIKAPFMALVIGLIAAMDGLSTEGSAESLGRQVTSSVVKSIFMVILLDGLFAVFFAAVDY, from the coding sequence ATGGCTCTCGACGCCGCTCCGACGCCGCCAGACGTTGCGCCCCGCGAGGGCGGCGCGCGTCTGGCCCTGTCCGGCGACTGGACGCTCGCCGCCGCGCGTCGCCTCGAACAAAAGGCGCAGGACGTGATCGATCTGGGCCAGAGCGTCAACTTCGTCACGCTCGATCTGTCCGGCGTCTCGCGGCTCGACACCGCCGGCGCCTGGCTGATCAATCGGGCGCGGCGCCGGCTCACGCAGGAAAATGTCGGCGTGGCGCTCGAACATGTGCGGCCCCGGCACGGCGTCATGCTGGAACAGGCGGCCTGGCGCGATTTCGGCCCGCCGGCGCGCCGCCGCCCGTCCGCGATCGTCTCCCTGCTGGCCGACCTCGGGCTTTCGGTCGTTCAGGGTTTTTCGGAATTCCATCGGGGCATGGCCTTTCTCGGGGAATTCATGGCGGCCATGGCCTATGTCGCTCTAAATCCGAGGCGTTTCCGCGTCACCTCGCTCGTCGCGCATATGGAGCTGATCGGCCTGCGCAGCGCGCCGATCATCATCCTGATCAATCTCCTCGTTGGCGGCATCGTGGCGCAGCAGGGCATCTTCCAGCTCCTGAAATTCGGCGCGTCGAGCTACACGGTCAGCCTCATCGGCATTCTCGTGCTGCGCGAGATGGGCGTGCTGCTCACCTCGATCATGATCGCCGGCCGCTCGGGCTCGGCCATCACCGCCGAAATCGGCTCGATGAAGATGCGCGAGGAGATCGACGCGCTGCGGGTGATGGGTCTCTCGCCGATCGAGGTGCTGATCGCGCCGCGCGTGCTCGCGCTCGTCTGCTCGCTGCCGCTGCTCACCTTCATCGCCGACATGGCGGCGCTGTTCGGCGGCATGCTCGTCTCCTGGAGCTATGGCGGCATCAGCCCGGTGGCCTTCGTCTCCCTGCTGAAAGACGCGATCGCCTTTCACACCTTCATGGTCGGACTCATCAAGGCGCCCTTCATGGCGCTGGTGATCGGCCTCATCGCCGCCATGGACGGGCTCTCGACCGAGGGCTCGGCCGAGTCGCTTGGACGCCAGGTCACTTCGTCTGTCGTGAAGTCGATCTTCATGGTCATCCTGCTCGACGGGCTCTTCGCCGTGTTTTTCGCGGCGGTCGACTACTGA
- the dgcA gene encoding N-acetyl-D-Glu racemase DgcA, translating into MRIELVLAVEAFPIAGRFVISRGAKTEARVVVAALRAGDAVGRGECVPYARYGESVESVVAQIESVRSEIESGAGRMALQRLLPPGAARNALDCALWDLEAKTSGRRAYLTAGFARLVPLTTAYTLSVGTPEEMRAAAMKAADRPLLKVKLAGEGDDARLAAVREGAPHARLIVDANEAWREETLPGQLDACARYGVALVEQPLPAGRDEMLARIARPIPICADESVHDAQSLEPLRGRYDAVNIKLDKAGGLTEALAMARAAQAMGFEIMAGCMVGTSLAMAPAALIGQMAAFVDLDGPLLLEKDREPGLVYEGSTLTPPPPALWG; encoded by the coding sequence TTGCGCATCGAGCTTGTCCTGGCCGTCGAGGCTTTTCCCATCGCCGGGCGATTCGTCATCTCCCGCGGCGCCAAGACCGAAGCGCGGGTCGTCGTCGCCGCGCTTCGGGCCGGCGACGCTGTCGGACGCGGCGAATGCGTGCCTTACGCCCGCTACGGCGAGAGCGTCGAAAGCGTCGTGGCGCAGATCGAAAGCGTTCGCAGCGAGATCGAATCGGGCGCGGGGCGGATGGCGCTCCAGCGCCTGCTGCCTCCGGGCGCGGCGCGCAACGCGCTCGACTGCGCCCTGTGGGATCTCGAAGCCAAGACGAGCGGGCGGCGCGCCTATCTCACGGCGGGTTTTGCGCGCCTCGTTCCGCTGACGACCGCCTATACGCTGTCGGTGGGGACGCCCGAGGAGATGCGCGCCGCCGCGATGAAGGCCGCCGACCGGCCGCTTCTGAAAGTGAAGCTCGCCGGCGAGGGCGACGACGCCCGCCTCGCCGCCGTGCGGGAGGGGGCGCCCCATGCGCGGCTGATCGTCGACGCCAACGAGGCCTGGCGCGAAGAGACGCTCCCCGGCCAGCTCGACGCCTGCGCCCGCTACGGCGTCGCGCTCGTCGAACAGCCCCTGCCCGCCGGCCGGGACGAGATGCTGGCGCGAATCGCCCGCCCGATCCCGATCTGCGCCGACGAAAGCGTCCATGACGCCCAGTCGCTCGAGCCGCTGCGCGGCCGCTACGATGCGGTCAACATCAAGCTCGACAAGGCCGGAGGGCTGACCGAGGCGCTCGCCATGGCGCGCGCGGCGCAGGCCATGGGCTTCGAGATCATGGCCGGCTGCATGGTCGGCACCTCTCTCGCCATGGCGCCCGCGGCGCTCATCGGCCAGATGGCGGCTTTCGTGGACCTCGACGGCCCGCTGCTGCTCGAGAAGGACCGCGAGCCCGGCCTCGTCTATGAGGGCTCGACCCTGACGCCGCCGCCTCCCGCGCTCTGGGGCTGA
- a CDS encoding rhodanese-like domain-containing protein encodes MDASAFNDIGLDALKAGLANGSILLVDVREAEEYAAGHIAGALFNPLSQFDPAKLPVAAEGRKVVIYCRSGRRSVTAMEQARLAGRRDADTHFGGGILAWLEAGEPVIQGM; translated from the coding sequence ATGGACGCCTCCGCCTTCAACGACATCGGCCTCGACGCCCTCAAGGCGGGGCTCGCGAACGGCTCCATCCTTCTCGTCGACGTGCGGGAGGCGGAAGAATATGCGGCCGGCCATATCGCGGGGGCGCTGTTCAACCCGCTGTCGCAGTTCGATCCCGCGAAGCTGCCGGTCGCGGCAGAGGGGCGGAAGGTGGTGATCTATTGCCGTTCGGGGCGCCGGTCGGTGACGGCCATGGAGCAGGCGCGGCTCGCCGGGCGGCGCGACGCCGACACCCATTTCGGCGGCGGCATCCTGGCCTGGCTCGAAGCCGGCGAACCGGTCATCCAGGGCATGTGA
- the ppc gene encoding phosphoenolpyruvate carboxylase yields MQLDAQTKEAAAQAQSPAEPEARGDLPLNEDIRLLGRLLGDAVREQEGDEAFERIETIRRLSVAASRNKDQDAAVKLDALLRSLTAKEATAVIRAFSYFSHLANIAEDLHPLKERARALAAGGVLDEPSLTRSFSHLRKAAIGPGKIAAALSRGWISPVLTAHPTEVRRKSLLDTERAIFTLLAQREHMKSKAERAQNEAQLRARVMQLWQTELLRESRLTVRDEIENSLSYYRSTFLREIPKLYGEIEAKLDGLRVPPFLRMGAWVGGDRDGNPNVTADSLATALRMQCETALRHYLVEVHELGAELSISRRYGGATRALEELAQRSGDDNPHRDNEPYRRALIGVYSRLAGTLEKLTSGQAMRHAVAPGAPYANSWALLADLVTIDESLRIHHSDVIASQRLEPLIRAVEVFGFHLATLDLRQSSDRHEETISELLAAARVAEDYAALAEVEKQQLLMRLLSDPRPVRLPEKVYSDRTMSELAIFERAVEMRRLYGDEAIRHYIVSHTETVSDLLEVLLLQKECGLMRGTLDPRDAEAVAADLIIVPLFETIGDLRNAAPIMRAFYALPGIQRLVVNSGAQQDIMLGYSDSNKDGGILTSIWELYRASTALADFFASMPNIAMRLFHGRGGTVGRGGGPSYDAILAQPPGTVNGQIRLTEQGEVIAAKYANPQIGHVNLELLVAATLEATLLSQHKAPPPEFLEIADELSRAGMAAYRGLVYETEGFVDYYFASTPIAEIASLNIGSRPASRKPSRKIEDLRAIPWSFSWAQARVALPGWFGFGSAIAGYLSADEKPRLDLLRRMAREWPFFRSLLSNIDMILSKTDLEIARRYADLVEDRALAERIFAMIEAEHARSVAALEKILGTRERLADNPTLARSIRHRFPYIAPLNYIQAELIRRHRAGMTDAEIREGILMSINGVSAGLRNTG; encoded by the coding sequence CCGCCTGCTCGGCGACGCCGTGCGCGAGCAGGAAGGCGATGAGGCCTTCGAGCGCATCGAGACGATCCGCCGCCTCTCCGTGGCGGCGAGCCGCAACAAGGATCAGGACGCCGCGGTCAAGCTCGACGCGCTATTACGCTCGCTCACCGCCAAGGAGGCGACGGCGGTGATCCGCGCCTTCAGCTATTTCTCGCATCTGGCGAACATCGCCGAGGATCTGCATCCGCTGAAGGAACGGGCGCGGGCGCTCGCGGCGGGCGGGGTTCTCGACGAGCCGAGCCTCACGCGCTCCTTCTCGCATCTTCGCAAGGCGGCCATCGGCCCCGGCAAGATCGCGGCCGCCCTGTCGCGCGGCTGGATTTCCCCCGTCTTGACCGCCCATCCGACGGAAGTGCGCCGCAAGAGCCTGCTCGACACCGAGCGCGCCATCTTCACCTTGCTCGCCCAGCGCGAGCACATGAAGAGCAAGGCCGAGCGCGCCCAGAACGAAGCTCAGCTGCGCGCCCGCGTCATGCAATTGTGGCAGACCGAGCTTTTGCGCGAGTCGCGGCTCACCGTGCGCGACGAGATCGAAAACTCGCTGAGCTATTACCGCTCGACCTTCCTGCGCGAGATTCCGAAGCTCTACGGCGAGATCGAGGCGAAGCTCGACGGCCTGCGCGTGCCGCCCTTCCTGCGCATGGGCGCCTGGGTCGGCGGCGACCGCGACGGCAATCCGAACGTGACGGCCGACTCGCTTGCGACGGCGCTGCGCATGCAGTGCGAGACGGCGCTGCGCCATTATCTCGTCGAGGTGCACGAACTCGGCGCGGAGCTCTCGATCTCGCGGCGTTATGGCGGCGCCACGCGGGCGCTGGAGGAGCTCGCCCAGCGTTCGGGCGACGACAATCCGCACCGCGACAACGAGCCCTATCGGCGCGCGCTGATCGGCGTCTATTCGCGCCTCGCCGGCACGCTGGAAAAGCTCACCAGCGGGCAGGCGATGCGCCACGCCGTCGCGCCGGGCGCGCCTTACGCCAATTCCTGGGCGCTGCTCGCCGATCTCGTCACGATCGACGAATCGCTGCGCATCCATCACAGCGACGTCATCGCCTCGCAGCGTCTCGAGCCGCTCATTCGCGCGGTGGAGGTCTTCGGCTTCCATCTCGCCACACTCGATCTGCGCCAGAGTTCGGATCGCCACGAGGAGACGATCTCCGAGCTCCTCGCCGCCGCCCGCGTCGCCGAGGATTACGCGGCGCTCGCCGAAGTCGAGAAGCAGCAATTGCTCATGCGGCTCCTCTCCGATCCGCGTCCCGTGCGCCTGCCGGAGAAGGTCTACAGCGACCGCACGATGAGCGAGCTCGCGATCTTCGAGCGCGCCGTGGAGATGCGCCGCCTCTATGGCGACGAAGCGATCCGCCATTACATCGTCAGCCATACGGAGACGGTGAGCGATCTTCTCGAAGTGCTGCTGCTGCAGAAGGAATGCGGCCTGATGCGCGGCACGCTCGATCCGCGCGACGCGGAGGCCGTGGCCGCCGATCTCATCATCGTGCCGCTCTTCGAGACCATCGGCGACCTGCGCAACGCCGCGCCGATCATGCGCGCCTTCTACGCCTTGCCCGGCATTCAGCGGCTCGTCGTCAATTCCGGCGCGCAGCAGGACATCATGCTGGGCTATTCGGACAGCAACAAGGACGGCGGCATTCTCACGAGCATCTGGGAGCTCTACCGCGCCTCGACGGCGCTCGCCGACTTCTTCGCCTCCATGCCCAATATCGCCATGCGGCTCTTCCATGGCCGCGGCGGCACGGTCGGGCGCGGCGGCGGCCCGAGCTACGACGCCATTCTCGCCCAGCCGCCCGGCACGGTGAACGGGCAGATCAGACTGACCGAGCAGGGCGAAGTGATCGCGGCGAAATACGCCAATCCGCAGATCGGCCACGTCAATCTCGAGCTGCTGGTCGCCGCGACGCTGGAGGCGACGCTCCTGTCTCAGCACAAGGCGCCGCCGCCGGAGTTTCTGGAGATCGCCGACGAGCTGTCGCGCGCCGGCATGGCGGCCTATCGCGGACTCGTCTACGAGACCGAGGGCTTCGTCGATTATTACTTCGCCTCGACGCCGATCGCCGAAATCGCCTCGCTCAACATCGGCTCGCGGCCCGCGTCGCGCAAACCCTCGCGCAAGATCGAGGATCTGCGCGCGATTCCCTGGAGCTTCTCCTGGGCGCAGGCGCGCGTGGCGCTGCCGGGCTGGTTCGGCTTCGGCTCGGCCATCGCCGGCTATCTCTCGGCGGATGAAAAGCCGCGGCTCGATCTGCTCCGCCGCATGGCGCGCGAATGGCCGTTCTTTCGCTCGCTTCTTTCCAACATCGACATGATCCTGTCGAAGACGGACCTCGAAATTGCCCGGCGCTACGCCGATCTCGTCGAGGATCGCGCGCTGGCCGAGCGCATCTTCGCCATGATCGAGGCCGAGCACGCGCGCTCGGTCGCGGCGCTGGAGAAGATACTCGGCACCAGGGAGCGGCTCGCCGACAATCCGACGCTGGCGCGCTCGATCAGGCACCGCTTCCCCTATATTGCGCCGCTCAACTACATTCAGGCCGAACTCATCCGCCGCCACCGCGCCGGCATGACCGACGCCGAGATTCGCGAGGGCATTCTCATGTCCATCAACGGCGTCTCGGCGGGCCTGCGCAATACGGGCTGA